Below is a window of Gopherus evgoodei ecotype Sinaloan lineage chromosome 21, rGopEvg1_v1.p, whole genome shotgun sequence DNA.
GGCTGAACAACCCTGCAGGGCATGCGCAATAACCTCCCTTGCACATTATCAGCCTTGGTCAATCTTCAGCTGTGTTTGGCAGTTACTTACCCAGCCTGCTATATCTGACTTAGCCTCAGTAGTCATCTTCCATGGTCCAAGCCTACAAAACCAATGCCTACGAGTCTCTTCACTCCTGTGCGTAACCTCTTTGAGGTTACTCATCTGTGTCAATGTTACATTTTCTAGTGCAGCCATGACATGCCATGACAGATCGGTGGGAAAGCCTGGACTAGAGAGGGTCAGGACTTTCTCTGTGGCaagttttttcattttaaaaagccaatttttcaaaactgattttttttgtgcaGAAATTTAGTAGTATTGACTAAGCTTTTGTTTGGAAGCTTTAATAATTGCAGCCTGAAACCAAATTTGGAAACACTGAAACTATTCACAAAATGCAATTCTTCTTTTCCACCCAGTCCGAGTATGGGCAAAGCTGATAGGAAAGGAAAACCAATATTATCTGTGAAAATAAGACATTAATATTGAGTAGAATCTCTCAGAAATTTTTAACTTGAAAAATTACTTTGCAAGACTGagaatttcaaaagcatttaagggAATTAGGAATATAAATTGATTTGAAAGTCAGTGCTCCTAACTCCCTAACACACTTTTGAGATTCTCCCAGAAAACAGTTCACTTAATTATTTATTATCCAACAtttcaatgatttttttctcaCCCATTTTCTGTCCAGTTTCATTTATCACTAATatcttaggctgggattttcaatggTACctaggggagttaggcacccaattcccattgattATCAATGGGAACTGCTGATCACTTCATTCACTTAAAAACTCTTCCCTTAAACTGTTTCCAGCCCCAAACTTTTGTTAATGCAGAGTCAAGGTCCAAGTACAGCCTCAACCTTCTAGAATGTGGCGCTTGGCTGAACTTCAATCTCTGAAAAGCAGAGAACAAAGAATTAAGGTACTTGCCACCCCTGcaatgtaaccttaactctgcccctttggAGTGTGCACTAGCCTCTGGGAATGCATGCATTTAAACTGATGGATGGCTATCAGAGCAGATAACACCCTACCTGATGTTTAGAGGGACAGAGGTGGCAAGTGACAGAATAGCTGGCTTGGAGATGTTTAATTTGTGGCATTTTCAAAACTTACTTTTAAAAGAGACAGGTCTAGTCAGAAAATCAGGTAAACTTGGAAgattttccctttagctggagtaGCACAATCTCTGATTAACTTCCCTTTTGTGGCGTATCTATTCATTCAAGGCAATGCTCTGGTCGGCCATCTAAATAATTCATTTTATTgtaggttattaaaaaaaaataaactgtaaCAAAAGAAATGAATGACTTTCCTCCACAGAAGTAATATCAGACACATAAgttttaattgtaagtttgtgCACAGGTGTTTGTTGGGAAGGCCACGTATGTATTTCACAGTAATCAATTTTTATGTTGTTGTAATCGGTAAGGGTTTTTAAAGTTCCCTGTGTAACTGTATGTTCACAAAAATGAGAGTTGCATTTGCAGTGGTGAGTATTTTGGCTCTCTGTGATTGTGTTACAGGGTCTATAATTGTGTGTTTGCACTAGTGTCTGTAGCTATTTGTTAGGGATTTCTTAGGGAGCATGTCCTGTATTTATGCATTTGCTCCAgtgggtgtatgtgtgtttagTCTCTGGCCCATTGTACGTGTATGTTTTTAATGTCCATCAGTAGCATGTTTGCTTTGTTTCTGTGAAAGTAAAAACACATTTGTGCTTATACCTTTGTGTCTACGAGTATGCAGCTATGCCTTCCtgttgtgtatttgtgtgtgtgcatgcagatgTGTATTTTTGCACTTGTGTCTGAGCTTTTGCAAATATCAGCCAGAATgaacaacagagagagagaaacaagaaaACCAGGAATAGAACTTGTGTGACACGGGACCCAATTCAACGCACAGGGCAACTTCATTTTCAGTGAAGCTAGTTTAGATTTACACCAGAATAACTGAACCCATCTCATTAAGTTTCAATGGACTGTCATTTTCCTTCTATTcctaaaacaacaaaaaccaagtGGTTATTGATATTTCAGGAATCAATCAGACTGCTTAGATAAAAAATGTTGGTATTGACAGGATTGGATTGGGGGGGTGGataaaacaaagatttgtttcccTATGTCcataatcaattttaaaaaaatacaatctgGAATTGATGAAAAAGGCAAAAAtttctccagattttttttttcaattttgtcTTTATTGGCAAATATTTCCCACTTTTGAAAAATATCCACAATTCTATTGTTAGGCAAAAAGATTCTTCTCCCCAAGAATCAGGCAGGCACAGACAATACTGAAGGGGGGTTATTCATAGTACCAGGAAGACTGACAAGCAGCTTCAAAACTATGGTGCCATCGGGGCCAGTTATATACATTCTCTTATCAATTCATTTGCATTTATCTGTACATACAGAGACAGACATTATTATAAATCAAGAGAGACTTCAGCAGTGATGAAACACTACTGAGTAGTGAATACTTATACAGCAGCTTCACCATCTGCAAGAGGAAGGACATCCACCACAACAGGAGAGGACGAGGGCAGAGAGCGAAGGGTAGAACAGAAACACGCAATGTAATTGTCTGTTTCTGTGCAAGAGTCCGAGGTTGTCGTCAGTGTAGCATTGTCATGGGATGGTGTTAGGTATCCAGACAGCCCTGCTTTGTACAACTTATTACTAGCCACATATTCAATAGACTTGAAATGGAAAGAAGAAGGAAACACATGAGTAGGAATGACAGAAAtatacacaagaaggaaattgaaGGTGAAGGGTGAGTCTAGAGGAAGTAGAGAGGCTACTATTAGTTGTGCAGGAATGCCTGCAATttgagcaagggtgggggaggaaagggtaTGAGACAGGGGAAAACCCAGACATACAtctaacatatatatatatttgcaatgGTAAACAGATTACGAGCCAGCATGTCACAAGCACAACCTTTAGCTTGTGACTTGGCCAGGTTAGCTATAGCATCTGAGGTTTTCGTAATGATTTTGTAAAAATCCTCTATGGCTACGTCAATTGCAGTCAAAGCATAGATAACCTGGTGTTGGTATGTCTAAGGGCTTGGTGGTTTGGCCTTTGACCCAACATTCTGTGATCTTGCATTTCGAAATTGGGGGTCCTATGTGTGTGTGCCCACATCCCCTGAAGCTAAATACTCACTTACAGTCCAGATCCGGTGAAATACAGGGAGGGAGCTGAAGACTGCTCCCAGGTTTTGGTAGTCAGACTGAGACCTTGGAGCCTGGATGTTTTTGGAGGTGAGCTGTAACCACAATAGGTCCCAGGTAGTCCGGTCTGTGGGCAAGCCAAGTATTTGATTCTTTAACCATTTGCCGCTGCCTCCTGTAGGGAATTGCACATACTGGCCAGCTTTGAAACAGGTATCTTGTGTAACATGTACCAAGGGCAGATCCCAGGAGGCTGCATCAGGTATGTTTGCCAGGAGGATTAATGTGGGGAGTCACATTTGTTACCAAAAAGGatacaatataaacaaaatgaatttatatatacattttaattctGGTTTTATGAACCCATGTTGGGATTTCTTGCACTTTAACAGAGGTATTTGTGTGGGCCAATACCATGACCttatttccctcctttatgtCTGCCCAagagggggtctctggagggtccTGGGCTTAAGAGAGTGCACTTCTACAAGGAACCAGTATGCCTTGCTGAAGTAAAGAGTAAAGAATATTACCTACCATGCCCTTGGCCTCAGATTTGAGGGGGTATTGCTTGGTAGGTGGAGGAAATTGACTGGTAACCTGGCTGGGTGGGCAAAGATGAGCAGGCATTGAACTGCAAGACAGCTTATTTTCTGCCCAAACAGAGGGAAATCTGGAACATAAGTCTTGAAAAAGGGTTAGATGGATCCCAAGTAAGAGCCACAGATTTGCCAGCGCAACAGAAGAGAGAAACGTATCATTGCGGAGGGGAGTGGTATGAGTACGCATAAGTTTACCAGTAATTGTCCTCTGAGCGAGGTTAAGAATTGCTGCAAGGCCGCAGAGGACGTCCATGCCCAAAATAGTCCCCTCTGCGTCTAAAGCTACGTAAAAAAGACTGAGTCCAGAAGAATAGATTCTATTTCACAAGAACGGGGTAGCTTTTATAAACCATGAGTTGTGCACTTCCTACCCCTGAAATAGTACTATACTGTTTAgtagtggggaggaggaggtcagTAATGGAAACAGATGCTTCCGAATCTGTGAGAATTGTGCATGGCCGGCCCCTTATCCATGCCTGTAAGTGTGGCCTCAAGGGATTTCTATCTGCATCAGCAGTACTGACAGGCAAAGAGGGGGAGGGTGCGTCGCTGGATCCTAGCGGGTCATGGAATTTCAAAGCCTGGCCATTTCCTCTTTACTCAGGTGTGAGTAAGGGTTGGCAGTCGGTCGAGACACCGGGTGGGCTGTAGTTGGTTACCCAAGGTTATTCGGTTTGCGCACCGGCTGCCCaatgtctggtctctctgcaCACAAAACACTGACAGGCGGGGGTAGGGGGCAGAACCAGGAGCAGGTCGAAAAGGCAGAGAAGTATTGCAGGGATTCAACTGGCTGTGATTCCGTCCCTGACTAGGCCTTTGGGTTTTTGCATTTTCAGTTCTTTTGGGTATGCCTGAGACACCCACAATTATAGCAGGCTATATTACCTTTTGCTGTTACCACAGCAATGCGAGCAGCCTTGCTCCTTATCTCTTTGGCCTGTCTGGCTTCACATTCAGAGGCCTATATCCAGATGGATTCATAATCAGAGCCTGGGGTCACTCCCAAATTAAGGGCAGTTTCCAGGTGGGAGTTAAAACCTTCCTTTAACATCTTTACAAATGCCTGATCAGTTTTCTTTGGGTCCGCAAGCCCTGCGTTGCTGGAATACATCTCCCACTTTCTCTCACAGTGTTGAGCCGCAGGCTCGTCCTTGCCTTGTACGCAGCCCACGATCAGTCCCCAGTTACCAGCTCCTTTTCCCAGGGCTTCTTGTATGCCTTCCTTAAACTCAGTGCTGACGAGTGTCATATCATTTTCAGATTCAAATTTAACCTAGGCCCAAATGCCGTTTCAAAGTCCTTCTGTGGGGATCTTAGCCCATGAGAGATCAGGGCACTTAGCTTTTGTTGAGATATAAAGATCCCTGGGATGTAATGTAGAGGTGGTAACTATCTGGCTTATTCTTTTCCAGAATATCAAATTTGAGTCTTTGGGCTTTCAATCAGGGAGATCTTTTAGTAAGGCCCTTGTTTCCTCTGTGCTGAGAGGCGTGTACTATGAGCCACTCTGTTTTCACCTGCCCCGACCACCAAGTGGTCACTCTGGTGCTCAGTACCTGCAGTGCAGCCTTCGCCTCCagtgacccctgcaccccaacagtcACTGCACCACACGccctggtgctcagtacctggcagtgcagccttcgcctccagtgacccctgcaccccaacagtcACTGCACCACACGccctggtgctcagtacctggcaGTGCAGCCTTCGCCTCCAGCGATCCCGGCACCCCAACAATCACTGCAGCACACGccctggtgctcagtacctggcaGTGCAGCCTTCGCCTCCAGCGATCCCGGCACCCCAACAATCACTGCAGCACACGccctggtgctcagtacctggcaGTGCAGCCTTCGCCTCCAGCGATCCCTGCACTCCAACAGTCACTGCAGCACACGccctggtgctcagtacctggcaGTGCAGCCTTCGCCCCAAGCGATCCCGGCACCCCAACAATCACTGCAGCACACGccctggtgctcagtacctgCAGTGCAGCCTTCGCCTCCAGCGATCCCGGCACTCCAACAATCACTGCAGCACACGccctggtgctcagtacctggcagtgcagccttcgcctccagtgatccctgcaccccaacagtcactgcagcacacgccctggtgctcagtacctggcaGTACAGCCTTCGCCTCCAGCGATCCCGGCACTCCAACAATCACTGCAGCACACAccctggtgctcagtacctggcagtgcagccttcgcctccagtgatccctgcaccccaacagtcactgcagcacacgccctggtgctcagtacctggcaGTGCAGCCTTCTCCTCCAGCGATCCCTTCACCCCCAAAATCACTGCAGCACACGccctggtgctcagtacctggcagtgcagccttcgcctccagcgatccctgcaccccaacaatcactgcagcacacgccctggtgctcagtacctggcagtgcagccttcgcctccagtgatccctgcaccccaacaatcactgcagcacacgccctggtgctcagtacctggcaGTGAAGCCTTCGCCTCCAgcgatccctgcaccccaacaatcactgcagcacacgccctggtgctcagtacctgCAGTGCAGCCTTCGCCTCCAGTGATCCCAGCACCCCAACAATCACTGCAGCACACGccctggtgctcagtacctggcagtgcagccttcgcctccagcaatccctgcaccccaattttcactgcagcacacgccctggtgctcagtacctggcaGTGCAGCCTTCGCCTCCAGCGATCCCGGCACCCCAACAATCACTGCAGCACACGccctggtgctcagtacctgCAGTGCAGCCTTTGCCTCCAgcgatccctgcaccccaacagtcactgcagcacacgccctggtgctcagtacctggcaGTGCAGCCTTTGCCTCCAGCAATCCCTGCACCCTGACAATCACTGCAGCAAACGccctggtgctcagtacctggcagtgcagccttcgcctccagggatccctgcaccccaacaatcactgcagcacacaccctggtgctcagtacctggcaGTGCAGCCTTCGCCTCCAGCGATCCCGGCACCCCAACAATCACTGCAGCACATGccctggtgctcagtacctgcagtgcagccttcgcctccagcgatccctgcaccccaacaaccCTGGCCACAAACACAGTCCCATTCAGTCCTCTTGCCAGGGCATCCTATATGTGATTTGTATTAAAAAGGGGTGTGGAGGGGTGCCTCGGGGAGTCCCAAACCAAGGCGTGCACTACAGGCAGTAGATAAAAAGGTCCTCATCTCTATCCCTGTTTGTGAGAAACACGCCGAGGATTCCCAATCACACCCTGCTCGCTGCACCAAAACTGTTATGCAAAAAGAGTCTTTTCCCCAAGAATCAGGCAGGCACAGGCAACACTGAAGGGGGTTTATTCACAGTACTGGGAAGACTGACATGCAACTTCAAAACTATGGTGCCACCGTGGCCAGTTATATACATTCTCTTATCAATTCATTTGCATTTATCTGTACATACAGAGACAGACGTTGGTACAAGTCAAGAGAGAACCCTGAACAAAGATAAAGATAAGAACAGTACGTACATGTAGAGGTCATCCTAACTGCATCAAACATCTCTGACTACCTAGCGGGGGAAGGAGGGTGTAGGGATGAATGCTTACAGATATCCGGTGGGCTGTGAAGGGAGGGTTTATTCACTCTAAGAACTAAGTTACTGGCGGGCATTGACCATATAAGCTTATCAATGGTTTATCACTGCCATTTGTGCTATTGAAATATTCCTGCTTGCTTGTCTGGGCCTAATCCTGCTTACCTCACTGAACTGTCCCTTTCCAGGGACACGAGCTTTGTTCCTTCTTACCGTTAAACTGAACTAAGTTATCATGTATTGACAGAAACAATGTCCTTGCTTCTCAGcagtttctgtcttttctgctggCTGAATTTTAACTCCTTCCTGACACTAGAAACCAGTCAAAGAAGAGCAAAGGCTTGATACAAAATTTCTGTGAAAAAcgtagatattttttttaaaaatccatttttaaaaaaaatctatttccctTCATTGTTTTCTTCCCTAGAGAATGTTGCTGCATTATTTGGCTTTGCCTTTAATGTTCTTGCTTGTATCCCTTTGCTTTGTGATTTGCAGCTTGTTTGGAGcacttaaataacattttaatttttatgtatTGAATTCTCTTATTTTCAACTGCAGTTCATTAATTTCGGCAAAGACTGTTCCTTAAATTCATCAAGGGCCAGAATCTGCCTTTCTCCCTCTCCTGGAGTTTAAGGGTTTAAAATGTGACAGAAAGCAACACTTTGtactttttaaaaggttttcaCAATTCTCCAGTGGGTGCCAAAAGTTTTAGCATAGAAAGTGGTGTTTTCTCTCCCAACTTtttctacttttttaaaaacaaacaaacaaacaaacagacagacaaataaacaaccttttttcaatgttttcCATTGAATTTTTGGTTTCAAATCAATTAGAATACATTTCTGCTGGCTAAAGGACTGTGCAATGTGGTCTGACCAGAGGGCCAGGACACTCTTATGGCTAGAATAAGCCAAagaaaaaatggggaaaactgaggtaaAGTTTGCTTCCATGCCCCAACCAGCCAGGAAGGGGTGTGTCAGGGCAGCAACTCTGTGATGCTCCCACATACACATTCAACAGAATATACAACTGTCACAATCAGAAGAGTGTGGGTATCTATGCAGGTTTCTGTTACTGATGGCTGAGATGCCTGATTTCACCTCTGTGAGAGAAAGTTATGGGCTAACACTCTGAGTAAGTGACGTGCCCTTGTCCTCTGCCTTTGTTGTCTCTGCAGATCCAATGCACCCATCCGATGGTGACTGGAAATCACACCGCAACACCTGGCTTTATCCTCTTGGGATATTCCAACCTCACGAACCTGCAGGGTTTGCTCTTTGTGGTCTTCTTTGTCATCTACATGGTGATCCTGCTAGGAAATGGTGTCATTGTCTTGGTCACGGTGTTGGACTCTGCCCtgcacacccccatgtatttcttcctcaggaACTTGTCCTTTGTGGAGATCTGCTACACCTCAGTCACCCTGCCCAAGATGGTGGCCAATTGCCTGGCAGAGGATGGAAGTATCTCATTCACTGGCTGTGCTGTCCAGATGTATTTCTTACTTTTACTAGGTGGCACAGAGTCTTTCCTTCTGGCGGCCATGGCCTATGACCGTTACATGGCCATATGTAACCCCCTGCATTACACACTTATTGTCAACAGGGAGGTTTGTGCTAGGATGGTAGCCGGGTCCTGGCTTGTCAACATCCTGGTTCATTTTGGGCAGACATATTTGGTGTTTTCTTTGCCCTTCTGCAGGTCTCGTGAAattaaccatttcttctgtgacatcccccCTCTGCTGGAGCTGTCCTGTGTGGACACCTATAGGAATAAAATTGCTTTGTTTATGGCAGCTCTGCTATTCATAATCACCCCTTTTATCTTAATTGTTATCTCTTATATTAAAATTGCCAGCACAGTTTTGAAGATGCCTTCATCGGAGGGCAGACGCAAGactttctccacctgctcctcacacCTCGCTGTGGTGACTCTGTTCTATTGCTCTGGTATGATAGCATATTTGAGACCCAAGTCAAGGAACTCAGAGGACACTGAAAAACTGCTCTCTCTGTTTTATACCATTGTGACTCCGCTGTTCAACCCCTTCATATATAGTCTGAGGAACAAGGAAGTGAAAGCCTCCCTAAGGAAATTAATAGGTAAAAAATGATTCCACAAAATACCCCCCATATTCCTCAAATAATGTTGTAGATTCCTCTAAAGACAATGCAGAACCCACAAGATAAATTTCTGGTTCCTCAAGAGTAGTTCTAGATTTCTGAAGATCTAGTCTAGACTCCTTGGAGAGCCCACCAGATATATTGTgtcacgtatcagaggggtagccgtgttagtctggatctgtaaaagcagcaaagagtgctgacatgcatctgacgaactgggtattcacccacgaaagctcatgctccaaaacgtctgttagtctataaggtgccacaggactctttgctgcttttccagataTATTGTTGATTATTATGCATTCCAGATTGCTCAAGACACATTCTAGACATCTTAACATCCTGAAACGATTCCTTCAGACGTGTTCAGCAAGATGCATTTCATATTCCTCAAGATATAGCTTAATATTCTTGTTGAACTCCATTATGTATAGTTTGAGTGGAGGAAAAATATTCTCTTGAGGGAAATGTCATATACAAAGCAATTCTTTCATGTAGGGTTCACATTTTTACACACCTGCTttcttgtaaatataaaatgtgatgtaataataatataaattcttttttctttcttttattttctggACAGCTGCATTCAAATCTGAAATGTTCTCCATCCTCAAATGTAatccaaaatgaaatatattttaaaatgccaatTTTTGCCTtctgtattaaaaatgtatatacttggactgagattgagatggaaataggagacagacttattaaaagtctctgggtaacaataaaaggggtaaaaaacaagagtgatgtcatggtaggggtctactacagaccacctaaccaggaagaagaggtggatgagggcttttttaaacaactaacaaaatccaCCAAAGCACAGAACTGGGTGATGATGGGGGACATCAGCTACTGAGACATCTTTTGGGAAAACAACACAGCAAGGCACAGGTTATCGAACAAGTTCTTGGACTGTATtcgagacaattttttatttgagatggtggagaaagctactatgagacaggctgttctagatttgattttgacaaatagggaggaactggttgagaatttgaaagttgaaggcagcttgggtgaaagtgatcatggaatggtagagttcatgattctaaggaatggtaggagggagaacagcaaaataaagataatggatttcaagagggcagactttaacaaactcagggagctggtaggtaagatcccatgggaagcaagtctaaggggaaaaacaatggaagacaattggcagtttttcaaagagacgttattaagggcacaagacgaacctatcccactgcgtaggaaagataggaagtatggcaagagaccaccttggcttaaccaggagatcttcactgatctgaaaatcaaaaaaagaGCCCACAAAAACTGGAAACtatgtcaaattacaaaggatgaatataaacaaattacACAagaatgtagggacaaaattagaaaggccaaggcacaaacaagatcaaactagctagagacataaagagtaacaagaaaacattctacaaatacataagaagcaagaagaagaccaaggacaggatatgACCTTTACTCAATGAGTgggggaaacaataacagaaaatgtggaaatgtcaGAGGTACTTAAtgagttctttgttttggttttcaccatgaaggttggtggcgattggacgtctaacatagtgaatcccagtgaaaatgaggtaggatcagaagtggctaaaatagagaaagaataagttaaaaattacttagacaagttagatgtcttcaagtcaccaaggcctgatgaaatgcatcctagaatactcaaggagctgactcgGGAGATATCTGCGTCATTAGcaaatatctttgaaaagtcatggaagatgggagagatgccagaaaaggaaaagggcaaatatagtgcccatctataaaaaggtaaataagaacaacccaggcattacagac
It encodes the following:
- the LOC115638238 gene encoding olfactory receptor 10AG1-like, producing the protein MVTGNHTATPGFILLGYSNLTNLQGLLFVVFFVIYMVILLGNGVIVLVTVLDSALHTPMYFFLRNLSFVEICYTSVTLPKMVANCLAEDGSISFTGCAVQMYFLLLLGGTESFLLAAMAYDRYMAICNPLHYTLIVNREVCARMVAGSWLVNILVHFGQTYLVFSLPFCRSREINHFFCDIPPLLELSCVDTYRNKIALFMAALLFIITPFILIVISYIKIASTVLKMPSSEGRRKTFSTCSSHLAVVTLFYCSGMIAYLRPKSRNSEDTEKLLSLFYTIVTPLFNPFIYSLRNKEVKASLRKLIGKK